One Streptomyces lincolnensis genomic region harbors:
- a CDS encoding VOC family protein gives MSTRLLTHLRHVDLAVPDYDKQLDFYAGVWGLTKVAEDSGISFLAAEGSPEQYIVRLRKAEEKRLDLISYGAANPADVDTLAEQLLAGGVRLISQPGKIDTPGGGYGFRFFDIDGRTIEVSADVEARRHRRIEEKESIPVRLSHVVLNSPDINATRAWYEQHLDFRLSDTMTLPHMGDVMHFMRISNQHHSMAIASGPHASLQHLSFEMRGIDEYMRGSGRVMRSGARKIWGPGRHMAGDNTFTYFLDPHGNTVEYTTELEKLDEDTWHPHIYDLTKPENADQWGTSNPMNEMVAKEMLNDVDRGVFVAPPV, from the coding sequence ATGAGCACACGTCTGCTCACCCACCTGCGGCACGTCGACCTCGCCGTGCCGGACTACGACAAGCAGCTCGACTTCTACGCCGGCGTCTGGGGCCTGACCAAGGTCGCCGAGGACTCCGGCATCTCCTTCCTCGCCGCCGAGGGCTCCCCCGAGCAGTACATCGTCCGGCTCCGCAAGGCCGAGGAGAAGCGCCTCGACCTCATCTCCTACGGCGCGGCGAACCCCGCCGACGTGGACACGCTCGCCGAGCAACTCCTCGCGGGTGGAGTGCGGTTGATCTCCCAGCCGGGCAAGATCGACACCCCCGGCGGCGGCTACGGCTTCCGCTTCTTCGACATCGACGGCCGCACCATCGAGGTCTCGGCCGACGTCGAGGCACGCCGGCACCGTCGTATCGAGGAGAAGGAGTCCATCCCGGTCCGTCTCTCGCACGTCGTCCTGAACTCCCCCGACATCAACGCCACCCGCGCCTGGTACGAGCAGCACCTCGACTTCCGGCTGTCCGACACGATGACCTTGCCGCACATGGGCGACGTCATGCACTTCATGCGGATCAGCAACCAGCACCACTCCATGGCCATCGCCAGCGGTCCGCACGCCTCCCTGCAGCACCTCTCCTTCGAGATGCGCGGCATCGACGAGTACATGCGCGGCTCCGGCCGCGTGATGCGCTCCGGCGCCCGCAAGATCTGGGGCCCCGGGCGGCACATGGCGGGCGACAACACCTTCACGTACTTCCTCGACCCGCACGGCAACACCGTGGAGTACACCACCGAGCTCGAAAAGCTGGACGAGGACACCTGGCACCCGCACATCTACGACCTGACGAAGCCCGAGAACGCCGACCAGTGGGGCACGTCCAACCCGATGAACGAGATGGTCGCCAAGGAAATGCTCAACGACGTCGACCGCGGCGTCTTCGTCGCTCCGCCGGTCTGA
- a CDS encoding fumarylacetoacetate hydrolase family protein has protein sequence MRFATYEQHGRSRLATVGDDAVLYPCPNTGTLLDLIQAGPEALREAGNASLDVPRGPHVSQVRLLPPFQPPSVRDFVTFEEHVEGVRRSIDGMTGAPDAWYDAPTFYFTNPYAVIGAHDDVPVPPGSQALDFELEVAAVIGREGRDLSPEQARDHIIGYTIYNDWSARDLQSREMRVSLGPCKGKDTATTLGPYLVTADELEPYRDSDGFLRLALTAEINGEVVGKDLLSNMSWTFEEMTAYASRGTWVRPGDVLGSGTCGNGGCLAELWGVRGRQDPPPLKPGDTVTLTVEGIGSVSNTVVPGTEPVAVPRARTRPRTRP, from the coding sequence ATGCGTTTCGCCACGTACGAACAGCACGGCCGCAGCCGTCTCGCCACCGTCGGGGACGACGCTGTCCTCTACCCCTGCCCCAATACGGGAACGCTTCTCGACCTGATCCAGGCCGGTCCCGAGGCGCTGCGCGAGGCGGGCAACGCAAGCCTGGACGTGCCACGCGGCCCGCATGTCTCACAGGTGCGCTTGTTGCCGCCGTTCCAACCGCCGTCCGTACGCGACTTCGTCACGTTCGAGGAGCACGTCGAGGGCGTACGACGCAGCATCGACGGAATGACGGGCGCCCCGGACGCCTGGTACGACGCGCCCACCTTCTACTTCACCAACCCCTACGCGGTCATCGGCGCTCACGACGACGTCCCCGTGCCGCCCGGCAGCCAGGCACTGGACTTCGAACTCGAAGTCGCCGCGGTCATCGGCCGCGAGGGCCGTGACCTCTCCCCCGAGCAGGCCCGCGACCACATCATCGGCTACACCATCTACAACGACTGGTCCGCCCGCGACCTCCAGTCACGCGAGATGCGGGTCAGCCTAGGTCCCTGCAAGGGCAAGGACACCGCCACCACCCTCGGCCCCTACCTCGTCACCGCGGACGAACTGGAGCCCTATCGCGACAGCGACGGATTCCTGCGCCTGGCGCTGACCGCCGAGATCAACGGTGAGGTCGTCGGCAAGGACCTGCTGTCCAACATGAGCTGGACCTTCGAGGAGATGACCGCCTACGCCTCGCGCGGCACCTGGGTACGCCCCGGCGACGTACTCGGCTCCGGCACCTGCGGCAACGGCGGCTGCCTCGCCGAACTCTGGGGCGTACGCGGCCGCCAGGACCCGCCGCCGCTCAAGCCCGGCGACACCGTCACCCTCACCGTCGAGGGCATCGGCAGCGTCTCCAACACCGTGGTACCCGGGACCGAACCGGTGGCCGTCCCTCGCGCCCGTACGCGCCCGCGAACGCGGCCGTGA
- a CDS encoding LacI family DNA-binding transcriptional regulator → MTLHDVARAAGVSQATASRVLNGSVRNVRQENVDRVLVAAAELDYAPHLSAQAIARGSTNIAALVVSGVDDPYFSSIAAGVTQAAEAAGLIVTMAVADRSPERELQIVGTLRGMRPRVIIMTGSRVDGTGTRDALVEELRAYREAGGSVVLISQHDLPFRTISIDNYGGARQLARALVGLGYRRFAVVRARNGLRTSRDRCSGFVEGVREFGIDVDERLVVEAEFSRRGGCAAARELVQRGLDDTELVFAVSDVMAIGVMTAFRDAGLVPGRDIAVAGFDDIGPAVDVVPELTSVNVPLQQVGLRAVELALSDDDASRIVPVATNIVLRDSTPPR, encoded by the coding sequence GTGACCCTGCATGATGTGGCGCGGGCAGCGGGCGTCTCACAGGCGACGGCGTCGCGGGTGCTCAACGGCAGCGTCCGCAATGTCCGGCAGGAGAACGTCGACCGTGTGCTCGTCGCGGCCGCGGAACTGGACTACGCGCCGCACTTGTCCGCCCAGGCGATCGCGCGGGGTTCGACGAACATCGCCGCACTGGTCGTCAGCGGTGTCGACGACCCGTACTTCTCCTCCATCGCGGCCGGGGTGACGCAGGCAGCCGAGGCCGCCGGACTCATCGTGACCATGGCGGTCGCGGACCGCTCCCCGGAGCGGGAACTCCAGATCGTCGGGACGCTGCGTGGCATGCGTCCCCGCGTCATCATCATGACCGGCAGCCGCGTCGACGGCACCGGCACCCGCGACGCACTTGTCGAGGAGCTCCGCGCCTACCGGGAAGCGGGCGGCAGCGTGGTCCTGATAAGCCAGCACGACCTGCCGTTCCGCACCATCAGCATCGACAACTACGGTGGAGCGCGGCAACTTGCACGCGCGCTGGTAGGGCTCGGCTACCGGCGGTTCGCGGTGGTCCGGGCGAGGAACGGCCTGAGGACGTCCCGTGACCGGTGCAGCGGCTTCGTGGAGGGCGTGCGCGAGTTCGGAATCGACGTCGACGAGCGGTTGGTGGTCGAAGCAGAGTTCAGCCGCCGAGGGGGATGTGCGGCGGCCAGGGAACTCGTCCAGCGGGGACTGGACGATACGGAACTCGTCTTTGCGGTCAGTGACGTCATGGCGATCGGTGTGATGACCGCGTTCCGCGACGCCGGGCTGGTCCCTGGCCGGGACATCGCCGTCGCCGGGTTCGACGACATCGGCCCAGCGGTGGACGTCGTCCCGGAGCTGACGTCCGTGAACGTTCCTTTGCAGCAGGTCGGGCTCCGTGCGGTGGAGCTCGCGCTCTCCGACGATGACGCCTCGCGGATCGTACCGGTCGCCACGAACATCGTTCTGCGGGACAGCACACCCCCTCGATGA
- a CDS encoding amidohydrolase family protein has protein sequence MNPVSPHNSAPTIDVHAHVLLPQVEDAVAGHPGLAAARELDARRNGPEAIAVSGPMFRDRFPRLTDVEARLAAMDASGVDVQLVSPSPSHYHYWADEDLARTVWELANEGTAAHAAQAPQRLHGLGLVPLQHPDLAVVALDHALGLGLRGVEISSHAPGRELSDAAYEPFWTRAEETGAILFLHPFGCTLDERLNRWYLSNTVGQPTENAVALSHLIFSGVLDRHPGLRIVAAHGGGYLPTHIGRSDHAWLARTDTRGCAHPPSSYLKQLYFDSLVHDPDVLRELIRVAGPDRVLLGSDFPFDMGTDDPLGALRDVTDLPAPHFHAVRGGNAATLLRLVGTV, from the coding sequence GTGAACCCCGTGAGTCCCCACAACAGCGCTCCCACGATCGACGTCCACGCGCACGTCCTGCTCCCACAGGTCGAGGACGCCGTCGCCGGACACCCCGGGCTGGCCGCGGCCCGCGAGCTCGACGCCCGCCGCAACGGCCCCGAGGCCATCGCCGTCAGCGGCCCGATGTTCCGGGACCGCTTCCCGAGGCTGACCGACGTCGAGGCCCGGCTCGCCGCGATGGACGCCTCCGGAGTCGACGTCCAGCTGGTCTCGCCGTCTCCGTCGCACTACCACTACTGGGCCGACGAGGACCTGGCCCGTACGGTGTGGGAACTGGCCAACGAGGGCACCGCCGCGCACGCCGCCCAGGCCCCGCAGCGCCTGCACGGCCTCGGCCTCGTCCCGCTCCAGCACCCGGACCTCGCCGTCGTAGCCCTCGACCACGCCCTCGGCCTGGGCCTGCGCGGTGTCGAGATCTCCAGCCACGCGCCGGGACGCGAACTGTCGGACGCCGCGTACGAACCGTTCTGGACACGGGCCGAGGAAACCGGCGCGATCCTCTTCCTGCACCCCTTCGGCTGCACGCTCGACGAGCGCCTCAACCGGTGGTACCTGTCCAACACCGTCGGCCAACCGACCGAGAACGCCGTCGCCCTGTCCCATCTGATCTTCTCCGGGGTCCTGGACAGGCACCCGGGGTTGCGCATCGTCGCCGCCCACGGCGGCGGCTATCTGCCCACCCATATCGGCCGCTCCGACCACGCCTGGCTCGCCCGCACCGACACCCGCGGCTGCGCGCACCCGCCCAGCAGCTACCTCAAGCAGCTGTACTTCGACTCCCTCGTCCACGACCCGGACGTCCTGCGCGAGCTGATCCGGGTGGCCGGCCCCGACCGGGTACTGCTCGGCTCCGACTTCCCCTTCGACATGGGCACCGACGACCCGCTCGGCGCGCTGCGCGACGTCACGGACCTGCCCGCCCCCCACTTCCACGCCGTACGCGGCGGCAACGCTGCAACGCTGCTCCGCCTTGTCGGAACCGTCTGA
- a CDS encoding CoA transferase subunit A, giving the protein MNKVSASAAEAVADICDGASLAVGGFGLSGIPAALIDALHAQGTTGLKVVSNNCGVDGQGLGLLLATGRISRVTGSYVGENKEFARQYLSGEMEVELVPQGTLAERLRAGGAGIPAFYTPAGVGTQVADGGLPWRYAADGSIALASPAKEKRSFGGRSHVLEHGITTDYALVRTWRGDTHGNLVFNKAAANFNPLAAMAGRITIAEVEELVEPGELPPDAIHLPGVFVQRVLALTPAQAADKPIERRTISAPEARETVHG; this is encoded by the coding sequence GTGAACAAGGTCAGCGCGAGCGCCGCCGAGGCGGTCGCCGACATCTGCGACGGGGCCTCACTCGCCGTTGGCGGCTTCGGCCTGTCCGGCATACCGGCCGCCCTCATCGACGCCCTGCACGCCCAGGGCACCACCGGCCTGAAGGTCGTCTCCAACAACTGCGGCGTAGACGGCCAAGGACTGGGCCTCCTGCTCGCCACCGGCCGCATCAGCCGCGTGACCGGCAGTTACGTCGGCGAGAACAAGGAGTTCGCCCGCCAGTACCTCAGCGGCGAGATGGAGGTCGAACTCGTACCGCAGGGCACCCTGGCCGAGCGGCTACGGGCCGGCGGGGCCGGCATCCCGGCCTTCTACACGCCGGCAGGCGTGGGCACGCAGGTAGCGGACGGCGGCCTGCCCTGGCGTTACGCGGCGGACGGCAGCATCGCCCTCGCTTCCCCCGCAAAGGAGAAGCGCTCCTTCGGCGGCCGCTCGCATGTCCTCGAACACGGCATCACCACGGACTACGCGCTCGTCCGCACCTGGCGCGGCGACACTCACGGCAACCTGGTCTTCAACAAGGCCGCCGCCAACTTCAACCCGCTGGCCGCCATGGCCGGCCGCATCACGATCGCCGAGGTCGAGGAACTCGTAGAACCCGGCGAGCTGCCCCCCGACGCGATCCATCTGCCCGGCGTCTTCGTCCAGCGGGTCCTCGCCCTCACGCCCGCGCAAGCCGCCGACAAACCGATCGAACGGCGTACCATTTCCGCGCCCGAGGCACGAGAGACGGTGCACGGCTGA
- a CDS encoding FAD-dependent oxidoreductase — protein sequence MNDPRPRTVLVIGGGASGNAVTVLLRQAGIAVELIEAKPDWNVLGSGITLQGNALRVLREVGVWDEVRESGYAVDAVGMAAPDGTVFHVQQDFRTGGDDLPSIFGMQRPRLQEILCEAVRESGAAVRLGTTAEELVQDASGVTARFSDGTEGRYDLVIAADGVGSRTRAMIGISDKPEPTGMAIWRVPAPRPESVKRKDLSYGGPCYIAGYCPTSKNTIYAYLVEANRDRASIDPASYADEMRRLAAPYGGAWPEIAASITDPAEVNYTWFERLLVEGSWHRGRVVLIGDAAHVCPPTLAQGAAMSLEDASVLAEMLSEEQDWSSLDALLTGFYERRIDRVRMVVEASVQLGQWQMDGARDADAPGLMGRTMSVLQETP from the coding sequence ATGAACGACCCCCGTCCCCGCACCGTCCTCGTCATAGGCGGCGGCGCGTCCGGCAACGCCGTGACCGTGCTGCTGCGACAGGCGGGCATCGCCGTGGAACTGATCGAGGCCAAACCCGACTGGAACGTGCTCGGCTCCGGCATCACCCTCCAGGGCAACGCGCTGCGCGTACTGCGCGAAGTCGGCGTATGGGACGAGGTCCGGGAGAGCGGTTACGCCGTCGACGCCGTCGGCATGGCCGCGCCCGACGGGACCGTGTTCCATGTCCAGCAGGACTTCCGCACCGGTGGGGACGACCTGCCCTCGATCTTCGGCATGCAGCGGCCCCGACTGCAGGAGATTCTGTGTGAGGCCGTTCGCGAGAGCGGCGCGGCGGTACGCCTCGGCACCACCGCCGAGGAACTGGTCCAGGACGCGTCCGGCGTCACCGCCCGGTTCAGCGACGGCACCGAGGGCCGCTACGACCTTGTCATCGCCGCCGACGGCGTCGGCTCCCGCACGCGCGCCATGATCGGCATCAGCGACAAGCCCGAACCGACCGGCATGGCCATCTGGCGCGTCCCCGCGCCCCGCCCCGAGAGCGTGAAGCGCAAGGACCTGTCCTACGGCGGACCGTGCTACATCGCCGGCTACTGCCCCACCAGCAAGAACACCATCTACGCCTACCTCGTCGAGGCCAACCGCGACCGCGCCTCCATCGACCCGGCCTCGTACGCGGACGAGATGCGGCGGCTGGCCGCGCCCTATGGGGGTGCGTGGCCGGAGATCGCCGCGAGCATCACCGACCCCGCCGAGGTCAACTACACCTGGTTCGAGCGACTGCTCGTCGAGGGCTCCTGGCACCGCGGCCGGGTCGTCCTGATCGGTGACGCGGCCCACGTCTGTCCTCCCACGCTCGCCCAGGGGGCGGCCATGTCGCTGGAGGACGCCTCCGTACTGGCCGAGATGCTGAGCGAGGAGCAGGACTGGAGTTCCCTCGACGCCCTGCTGACCGGCTTCTACGAACGCCGGATCGACCGTGTCCGCATGGTGGTCGAAGCATCCGTGCAACTCGGTCAGTGGCAGATGGACGGCGCCCGTGACGCCGACGCACCCGGTCTGATGGGCCGCACGATGTCTGTTCTTCAGGAGACCCCGTGA